The window ATTGTGATCTATAGTTTTTGTAAAGCACAAAAATAAATGTAATTTATTTGAGTTTGATGAAACTAATTTCATGTTTCAACTAGTACGTTTTATTTTACTTAACCATTGGGGTGTAACTCCCATAAATTCTGCTATATACTTTGAGGGAACATTTTTAGTAATTGGACCGTGTTCTTCTAGGAGGTAATCGTATAATTTATCTTTGGGAAGACCTATTAATTTAGACTTTATTTGATTTATAAAAATGAGAGCTTCTATAATATGCGTATTACAAAATTTATCAAAAGATTTATGTTTCAAACTTAATTTTTCTATTGTATTTCTATGAAATTCAATTACTTGGGAATTTTTAAATGCTTTTATTTGCGTATCAGAAGGTTTCTTTGAAAAATAACTTTCTGGTTGCGTCATAAATGGATGATAATTGTCAATATGGAACGAAGTTGTTCTAAATTTTGATTTATTATCATCAAAATACTGACTTATAAATCCACCTTTGATTACTATATAGATATATTTACTATGTTCTCCAACATTAAGAATATTTTCGTTTTTTTTGATTTCAATTTGTTTACCATTCAAATTTATCTCTTGAATTAAATCTTCTGATAGACCGTATTTAATAGCATATTTTATAAGGTTTTTCATTTTTTTTAATTACTGCCAACGTTTATGTATATGGTTTGTTGCGTGGTTTAAGCAACTAATTTACTAAATAAATTACGAACGAGAATATTCCGAAGGAATATTCCAAGTGAGCTA is drawn from Lacinutrix sp. WUR7 and contains these coding sequences:
- a CDS encoding Crp/Fnr family transcriptional regulator, with translation MKNLIKYAIKYGLSEDLIQEINLNGKQIEIKKNENILNVGEHSKYIYIVIKGGFISQYFDDNKSKFRTTSFHIDNYHPFMTQPESYFSKKPSDTQIKAFKNSQVIEFHRNTIEKLSLKHKSFDKFCNTHIIEALIFINQIKSKLIGLPKDKLYDYLLEEHGPITKNVPSKYIAEFMGVTPQWLSKIKRTS